The following is a genomic window from Neofelis nebulosa isolate mNeoNeb1 chromosome 12, mNeoNeb1.pri, whole genome shotgun sequence.
AAGGCAGCGCTCCCAGGCACGTTGACCGCTGCACTGATGGGCGGACCGCTGGGCTGCTTGTTGGATGAGGGAGCGTCGCCAGTCCCCCGTGATCATAGGTGTTTGTGTGCAGATGATGTAAGAGAATATTTGCTATCCGAGAGATGGTGATGACGCTTTAAACCACCAAGATCGCTGATGCACCTACACCCTCCCAGGTGGCGCTAAGCACGAAGTTGACCGGGAGTTTGAGCCTCACTTAACACCGTTGCCCTTAACTTCTCAGGACAGGACATCCAGCCCAAAAGGGACCTCACGCGCTTTGTCAAGTGGCCCCGCTACATCCGACTGCAGCGGCAAAGGGCTATTCTCTATAAACGTCTCAAAGTGCCTCCTGCGATTAACCAGTTCACCCAGGCCTTGGACCGCCAAACAGGTGAGTTTGTGTAAACCAGCACGGAGACGTTTCCTGGGCAGTTAGGACTGGATCTGGGGTCTTTAAGGAGTTCTGGGTACTTGCAGGAAACCGGCTTACTAAAATCTAGGTTATCTTGTCTGGTTTCCAGATCGCGAGGGTGGCATAGCTGAAGTGATCTCGTACATagtctgagattttttttttttttttttaagttaatttctgtTGAGAGCACACACTTGgtggcacaagcaggggaggggcagagagaaggagagacagaatcccaagcaggctccacaccatcagcgcagggCCCTGttaagggcttgaactcacaaacttggagatcatgacctgagccaggatcgGGAGTCTGAcacttgactgggccacccaggcgccccgtggtcTGAGATTTGCACTACGATAGTATTCCGGACAGTGACTTAAAGCATCACGTAGATGGCAAAGATCAGAGCTTGAAACGCGAGGCTAAACTGACATCATTCTTGCAGCCACTCAGCTGCTCAAGCTGGCCCACAAATACAGGCCGGAGACCAAGcaagagaagaagcagagattGCTGGCCCGGGCTGAGAAGAAGGCTGCTGGCAAAGGGGATGTCCCCACAAAGAGGCCCCCTGTCCTTCGAGCTGGTGAGTGGGCCCCTCCTTAAAGAGGGTgagtggtggggtggggcaggctgTTGGCAGTGATGTGTGAATTTCTTCACCTGGAAACACCGTGGAGAGCAGAATCCGAGCTTTTTAACTCTGAGCCACAGCTGGGTGTGTACCATAGTAGAGCTGCTTTTGTGACCTGGGCAGTGCCTGTGAACTGCTCATGCAAACTGTTTGTGCTTCCAGGGGTTAACACCGTCACCACCTTGGTGGAAAACAAGAAGGCTCAGCTGGTGGTGATCGCACACGATGTGGATCCTATCGAGGTGTGTCAGACCGGTTGCTAAACGCTGTTAAAGTTAGATTGGGCCCTCCTGTCAGTACTGGGAAGACTGGAAGTAAGCTGGAGTTTGGCTCAAGAGGCCCAAGTAGGCATGTAACTGCTTTCCGTTGAAAACAGTACTGATGAGGGATCCCATGGATAGCCATTGCGATGATGTGGATTTCTCACTGAATTCAACCTTGAAGTGCAAAACATGAGCTTTTTAACCCTGAGCAGTTGCTAAGTTAGCTTCCAAATTACTGTTTTGGGCCAGTATACGTTCTAAAGCTAATGCGGTTTTCCAGCTGGTTGTCTTCCTGCCTGCCCTGTGTCGGAAGATGGGGGTTCCCTACTGCATCATCAAGGGGAAGGCCAGGCTGGGGCGACTGGTCCACAGGAAGACCTGCACCACTGTCGCCTTCACACAGGTTAACTCGTAAGTATGCAAGGGGCCCCCGAACTCCCAGGTGTCAGTAGAGGTCAGGCAGTCCTCTCCCCCGGTACGTTTCATTCACTTCTCAGGATTTTACCTTAAAGACCAAATGTTCTACCTTCAAGCAACGTGTTCGTCTGAATCTTTGCCGATGATGGTTACGAATTTCTTCACCTGAATAAGCCGTGTGGTCATGTTGTGTCTGAGGCAAAGGCCTTGTGTTTGGGGCTATAGAAAGGAagttattcatgttttctggaaAGGTAACATGCTGATGACCCCCTTGTCCCTCCCGCCTTTTCAGGGAAGACAAAGGAGCTCTGGCTAAGCTGGTGGAAGCCGTCAGAACCAATTACAACGACAGATACGATGAGGTAAGCAGCAGCTGGGCACAAAATGTTTGGGGTAAGTCAGGCCTGTCTCCGGGGGACTGGCCAGCTCCTCCAGAGCAGTCCTACTGGGCAAAGGACTTGGAGCGGCCAAGGAGAAGACAGCACGACCTAGCATGGCTCCGAGAGGCCTGACGACGACAGCCCACGCCAACAGCCTCTCCTGTCATTGCAGATCCGCCGCCACTGGGGAGGCAACGTCCTGGGTCCCAAGTCGGTGGCTCGCATCGccaagctggaaaaggcaaaggctAAAGAATTGGCCACCAAACTGGGCTGAGTGGGCACAGGTgacttttctgtatataaaagtaaataaaaggctCTTTCTCAGCCCGGGCCCATTGGCATTTGGGGTGGACTGTAATTTTTTGTCGTCTTACACACGTTTGGGGTGGTGGCAAGGTCCTTGTTCGTTGTAGGGTAGAGTTGTGTTAAACCTATGTAGGTTGTACGTTGATCGTTTGGAAAAAGCAGCCTTAAGACTGCTTGGTCACATACCAGGCCCAAGCCTGGACTGTATGATCATCCAGTTATAAGTGGCCCAGGTAGAAAGACGGATACGGCACAGAGTGTAGCACAGAGATTTATTTATGCCAGTAGTTGCTGATCCCACATGAAAACATCTCCACAAATCAGCCACTTCCTGATAATTTAGGGGAAGGGCTACATCTGCTAATCTCACACACCAGAAGTCCGACGTAGGAATTTCTTAAACCACAGGTATGACGTAGCTGCACAGAGTCCGTACCTTGGGTCAAAAAGATGAATAGTCAGGATtctgaaggggggtggggggactagAGATCCGGACTCACCACGTGACAGCGTATCGGGGACTCACCAGGTGATGATGTATTGCATGTGCTCGTTCCTCAGAGTGACTCGGGTTTGCCCTCCAATGGGTCCCCCGGGGACGGTGCTCTCTGCAGAGACAACGGACTCAACCCACAAGAGCTATGCCACCAGTTTCTCCCTACAGCGGCTTGGCCAGCTGTTTCCTTGGAACCTTGCAGAGCTTTTTAGATTTTTGCGCGGCCAAAAGTTCAGTACATACCTTTCACCTGTAACCAACCCTGGGTTGCCTCTTTCCAGACAGATACTCCCCTTTCTCCCAACGGATACTACGATGTAACTAACAGGAAATAACTAGAAAATTTCCAGGGCTAAAAGGAAGGTAGAACGGGGTATTTACAAAAGAGCTACTCGATCTTCTAGGATGGGCTGATCACAACGTACTGAAGTCGGCATCAATGAAAATGGGGTCTGCGCCTGTGAGCCTGGCCATGGCCTCCAGGTCCCGGTAATGCCAATGATTTCTTTCTGGATTGTTCTCAGGGACAAAGGGCTTCCTGGTTTCTGTCAGCCTCACCATCCCAACTAGGTCCACTTCTCCCTCGATCTAGAAAGGAGAATGTGAGATTCCTCCTTAAGGCCTGTGGTTCCTATACAGCCCTGCTCACAAAAAAAGGAGGGTTCTTGCCCCTTACCTGGCCTTTCTGCCGTGTATCCGGATTCACTTTCTTCCTGGGGACAAACCCTCTATTTACCAGGATGGTGATTCTGAAGTAACAAAGTACGCTCTCAGGTGGAGAAGGACTTTTGGACAAAGGTTAACGCTGGTAGTCTCCGGGAGAACAAGGAGCAGGTGTGCCCCGGGAAGGCCTGCCTTTGTCCAGCCTGTGTCGTGACTGGCAGAACACCCAACTCTGAAGACCGATATCCAGGGCCCCTGGGAATCCCTGCCCGCATCCATCTCCGCTTCCTCCCTCGGGCCTCCTCCTGCGACATCCACGCAGTGAATGACCCTCTCCCACAACCAGAGTTCTGACCTGTCTCCTACTCACCCCAGCTCTGTGCAGTGGAAGGGGGTGATGACGTAGGCCCCGCTCTCCGGCGAGGAAGAGAGGCGGCCGGCCTCCCGGGCCTCCCGGGCCGGGTCCACCATCGTCCGAGGCATCATGTACAGCTCCTTGGAGTGGTCAAAGTGCCCCCTGACCTTCACTGGCCTGTACTCCAGGTTCTTCAGTTCCATTGGGCTACACAGCAGTGGGGAGAAGTGAGGCCCGACGAGATTGGGCGGGAAGTCAAAGCCCGTGAGGCCTGCGCATCACAAATAGGGCACACGTTTGCTCCCCTAAACTAGCTCTTGTCCCTCCGGGACAGTGGGTCAAAAGGAGGGGTGGAGACCAGAGAATCACTTAGGATACTTTTTCAAGATTCTGCTCTCCTGTCAAGACAACATGAGGGgacaccacccccacccaccaggTAAGAATTACTGCTCTGGGGAGCCCGTCGGCACTGTGCCCCCACAGGTACGATGGGCCTGGGAAACAAGGTGAAACCCCAAGTCACAGgtctctttctaaaaatgtcaTGCCACCCCCCAACGGTGGTCAGGAAGCTCATTAGAACAACTCATCTCGAGGGCTCCCGTCTGAGGGTCAGGACAGCAAGCGGAAGCAGCCAGGCCCCGCGGCCGACCTTGAGTGAGACGGGTCCCAGGCGGGCAGCCACACACTCACTCTGCTGGCAGAGGGATGGGCTCAGCCATAACTCTAGACTCGAGCTCTGCTATCAGCTTCAGCTTCCGCTTTCGACGCCGGACCTGTGGAAACAGCACACCCCAGCAGGTGGCAATAAGGGCAAAAGCTCAGAGCCCccatgggcgcctgggtagctcagtcggttaaccatctgacttcggctcaggtcatgctctcctgtttcatgggactgagccccgtgtccgaccctgctgacagctcaaagcctggagcctgcttcgaattctgtgtttccctccctctctacccctccctgcgtgtgcgcgcgcgctctctcccgaaaagaagcaaacattaaaaagaaaaagaagaaaaaaaaatagagccatCAGCGCTAAAGCTAGTATTTACCTGCCAGGTCCCCAGGCCAAAGGCAGTCACAGGAATGAGAAGCAGGAACCACTGGAGAAAGGAGTCATCCTTCGCTTTGGTGGCAGGTGCTTCAGCTGCAGAACTACCACACCTGCTTGGGCTCCAGGCCAACCCTAGGAAGGTTTCCAACCGTGGCGTGGGGTCAGAAGCCCCCGGCAGATAGACCTGGAGCAGCCTATTCCTCAAGGAGACACGAGCACTACTGCCCCAGAGTGAACAGACCAGCCTGTGGCCACCGGGCACGCTCCCTGGACGTTCACCGACTGCATAAGCAAGACCTAGGGCCTGGTCCTGCCTTTGCCACCAACCCCGACCCTGGGTAATTCGTGCAACCATCTCATGCCTTTTACACAAGAACAGTCTGCCGCGTACTCCGTCGCACTAAGATGCACCCGCTATGCAGAGAGGGAAGCGCGATCGACTCGGGAAAGGGGCTCCCAAGAGCACTCCCAACAGCTTTTCTTGTTTCCTGCTCGTGAACTTAAAGATGGAACCACGTACAGGGAAAGTGCAATTCGGCGGTCAGAGTGTGAGCCGCATCAAATGAGGGCACCTCGGGCGTCGCGGACGGTAGAAACGCAGGCCTGGAGCAAGGGTTCTACAGCGCCCTTCCTTCTTACGCAGCACGCTATCCTGCCGGACGTGCACGCGCAACCCGCACGCCGCGGCTGTGCTGTCGTCTAGGGCCCCGCCGGGCGTGACTCGGGAGTACGAGGGGCCGGCCCGCCGGCCACCTCGGCTGAGAGGCACGCCCGCGTTCGGGCGGCAGTTCGAAGCTCCTCTCAGTGCCTgcggccgcccccccccccccccccccccgcttacaAAGCGGGGCGTCTTTTCCCAGGTGCCCAGGTCACACCCGGACGAGTCCTCACCTGGGCGCAGGGGGACCGCAAGGACGCTCCTCCGGACGGCGCGCGCCGGGGCCTACGGAGACCGAGGGGCTGGCTGAGCCGGCCCAGGCCGGGTCCGGGTCCTCCAGCCCGCCCGACTCGtgcccgccccgcgccccgcgccccgcacCCCGCTCACCGGCGCCGGCCGCGCAGCGCGAAACCCCAGCCACCgcaccgccaccgccgccgccgccgccatctcCCCGCCCCGCCGGCGCTTCCGGGACGAGAGGCGTCTGCTTCCGGGGCGCCGccgagccccgcccccggcccacGTGGTGCGAGCGGCGCCGGCTTCCAGCTCCGAGGGCGGCCGAGCCATGAGCGAGCCGCCGGCCGAAGTGCTCGCCTTCCTCCGCGAACACCCGAGTCTGCGGCTGGAGCCCGGCGCCGCTAAGGTCCGCGGGGCCGGAGGAGGAGGTGCGGACCTGCTCGGGCGGTCCCCGCACCCCCTGACCCTCTCGCCCGCCCTCCGGCCCGCAGGTGAAATGCGCTCTCACCGGCCACGAGTTGCCCTGCCGTCTGCCCGAACTCCAGGTCTACACCCGCGGCAAGAAGTACCGGCGGCTGGTCAGCGCCTCTCCGGCCTTCGATTACGCGGAGTTCGAGCCGCACATCGTGCCCAGCACCAAGAACCCGTACGTGGGAGCGGGCTTAGGCCGGGTACTGCGGGAGGGGCCCCGAGTGGAGCCGGGTCCCAGCGCTGAGTCTGGCCGCTGCCGCGAGGTGGATTCGGagccccggcccctccccgctGACTGCGCGCTCCTCGAGGGCTTGGCGCCGTCCTTCGTAGGTAGATGTTAGGAGACTGGACATCCGGGTTGCAGGCTAGAGCTCCCCGGTGAGCCCCCTCTCCGTGGTGCGTGTTTGCTTTTCGTAACGCTGAGGCTTGTCACCTAAGGCTCTGAATGCGGTGAGTTCCACGTATTTAAGGAGAACTTTGGTGCAGCTGAACGTGTACGGTTGACAGCACTAGTTgaagggagggggccgggggatGCTCCCGTTCATCTAGGACTTTGCCAAGCCAGGTCTTCACGTGCATTCCCGTGGGCCGGAGCGGATGCTGATGACCAGGTGTGTTCCAGGTAAACACCGAGAGGTCACGGTCCGTCCGGGTCACTGGTTCTCCACCCCAGTTGCGGGGTGGAATTGTTTTCCAGCCTTTAAGAATCTTGATGCCCAGTCTGCTTCGGAGACTTCTTTGCCAGACTCTAGGAATGATTCCAAGATGCAGCCGTGGTTGGAGAGCCACTGGTCCAGACCCTTGTGAACATCCCTGCCAGCCCACGTTTGCCTGTCCCCTAGGCACCAGCTGTTCTGCAGACTCACCCTGCGGCACATCAACAAGGTCCCCGAGCATGTGCTGAGGCACACCCAGGGCCAGCGGTACCAGAGAGCTCTGCGTGAATGTAAGTAGCCGTGGGCGGAAGCAGCCTGCCTCAGTTTACAAGTATTTTGGGTGCATGCCTGCTCTTCTTCAGGACCAGCGCCCTCGAAGGCAGAAGTGGTGTCTCAGTCAGCTTTTGGCAGTAGCTGGTGGTGCGCCCGGCCCAGcccaggggaggggtggtggcGGAGACTGCGGTAAAGCAGGCAATGGGCCCCGACATAACTGAGTGCTGTGGCGGTCGTGTGCCGAGGGCCGCCAGGAGGCCCTGGGGAGGCGGGGTTTCTGGGCTGAGACTTTAGGGACATAGCGAGTAGAGGCAAGAGTGCTCCCGTTAGAGGAAGGATTCCGGCAAGATTCGAGGCAGAAAAACACTTGGTTGTGGGAGGTCCTGAAGGACGGCCGCTGTGACACCACGCAAGATGGGGTCGGGGTCAGCAAGGTAGGTGGGACAAGACCACAGGGGGTCTTGGAGGCCACAAAGGACTGAAGCAGGGACTGGCAGTCACTGTGCGCGTCAGGGTCactgtggtggggggtggggggtgggaaggagtggAGCAGGGGACCCTTGGCGGCTGTGCAGCCAGCTGAAGGTGACGGTGGCCGGGGCTACAGGTGCCGGCAGGGAAGATGTGGACGGATTGCAGCTGTTCTGTGGGTAGAATCAGTaggtgagggagaggaagaagtcaGCTGTGACTCCCGGCTTCCTGGCTCGAGAACTGGGGTGCTTACGAGAGTGGCATCTGAGTCACAGGCTTTGTGGGGAA
Proteins encoded in this region:
- the RPL7A gene encoding large ribosomal subunit protein eL8 — protein: MPKGKKAKGKKVAPAPAVVKKQEAKKVVNPLFEKRPKNFGIGQDIQPKRDLTRFVKWPRYIRLQRQRAILYKRLKVPPAINQFTQALDRQTATQLLKLAHKYRPETKQEKKQRLLARAEKKAAGKGDVPTKRPPVLRAGVNTVTTLVENKKAQLVVIAHDVDPIELVVFLPALCRKMGVPYCIIKGKARLGRLVHRKTCTTVAFTQVNSEDKGALAKLVEAVRTNYNDRYDEIRRHWGGNVLGPKSVARIAKLEKAKAKELATKLG
- the LOC131491088 gene encoding surfeit locus protein 1, with amino-acid sequence MARPPSELEAGAARTTWAGGGARRRPGSRRLSSRKRRRGGEMAAAAAVAVRWLGFRAARPAPAPARAVRRSVLAVPLRPGLAWSPSRCGSSAAEAPATKAKDDSFLQWFLLLIPVTAFGLGTWQVRRRKRKLKLIAELESRVMAEPIPLPADPMELKNLEYRPVKVRGHFDHSKELYMMPRTMVDPAREAREAGRLSSSPESGAYVITPFHCTELGITILVNRGFVPRKKVNPDTRQKGQIEGEVDLVGMVRLTETRKPFVPENNPERNHWHYRDLEAMARLTGADPIFIDADFKSTVPGGPIGGQTRVTLRNEHMQYIITWYGLCAATSYLWFKKFLRRTSGV